A portion of the Sphaerochaeta pleomorpha str. Grapes genome contains these proteins:
- a CDS encoding HAAS signaling domain-containing protein — MNNLIKRYVSEVVRHLSEKDRKEVSLELESSILDMLPPDYSEADVAEVLNSMGDPGKLADTYRSRTRYLIGPDNFDLYLYVLKLVATVLASVTITISLITMFFNSEPTIASIITSIITNTASALSGAFLWVTITFALIDYFQVKTKNDSWSVKDLPERMATESLEIKKSESIADIIASAVFIAILTGILYRNPEVFAVFINGQKTIPMFQADLIRPYILIMAILMAFSMVRGIAKIQIGQWTAKLLAASTVLDITVTIFLIYVLNRHDLVNPAFIDFIPKEMGSYDRLTTLASIFLVAITLLGAGGTILKVLRNSKKEI; from the coding sequence ATGAATAATCTCATCAAACGCTATGTTTCGGAAGTAGTACGTCATCTAAGTGAAAAAGACCGAAAAGAAGTATCCCTTGAACTGGAAAGCAGTATTCTGGATATGCTTCCCCCAGATTACAGCGAAGCTGATGTTGCAGAGGTGCTGAACTCGATGGGAGACCCTGGAAAACTTGCCGACACCTACCGGTCTAGGACAAGGTATCTTATCGGGCCCGACAACTTTGACCTGTACCTGTACGTATTGAAACTGGTGGCTACGGTTTTAGCCTCTGTTACCATTACAATAAGCCTGATTACCATGTTCTTCAACTCAGAGCCGACGATAGCCTCGATCATCACATCAATCATTACCAATACGGCAAGCGCCTTAAGCGGGGCCTTTCTCTGGGTGACCATCACGTTTGCCTTGATTGATTATTTCCAGGTAAAGACAAAGAACGATTCATGGTCAGTCAAAGACCTTCCGGAGAGAATGGCCACGGAAAGTCTGGAGATCAAGAAATCCGAAAGCATAGCAGATATCATTGCCTCTGCGGTTTTCATCGCAATCCTGACAGGAATACTCTACCGCAACCCTGAGGTGTTTGCGGTATTTATCAATGGGCAAAAGACAATCCCGATGTTCCAGGCGGATCTTATCAGACCGTACATCCTGATAATGGCAATTCTGATGGCCTTCTCAATGGTAAGGGGAATCGCGAAGATACAAATCGGGCAATGGACTGCAAAACTTTTAGCAGCCAGCACAGTTCTTGATATTACTGTCACTATATTCCTCATCTATGTGCTGAACCGACACGACTTGGTAAACCCTGCGTTTATCGATTTCATTCCAAAGGAAATGGGATCGTACGATCGCCTCACCACCCTTGCCTCGATATTTCTGGTAGCAATAACGTTGCTGGGTGCAGGAGGCACTATTTTAAAGGTGCTAAGGAATTCCAAAAAAGAAATATAG
- a CDS encoding ABC transporter substrate-binding protein codes for MKKVLALVLLVGITSMVFASGTQETTVTPEKKGSVTVYCPHEAGPLNAGVQAFEEATGITVDVVAAGSGELLKRIEAESNNPLCDVFWGGGAESAAAYSEYFDSFVSEYDSFIPETAKAQNDKWIGESPVPVVIMYNKSLVSEQDAPKGWEDLLDPKWKGKIAFADPAKSGSAYTLLCTMITAFGRDNGKGWDFVKKLVANLDGKIQGSSSNSYKLVADGEYYIGLTQEKSVQTYLLAGANVGMVYAKEGTSAVPDSIAIVKNSKNPENARIFVNYMLGKENQDMMSKNFNRRPARKDLEPPKGLIAMADINLVDYDFLWASQNKGEIINSWKDIVVGR; via the coding sequence ATGAAAAAAGTACTTGCTTTGGTACTCTTGGTAGGCATTACCTCAATGGTATTTGCTTCAGGAACCCAAGAGACAACGGTCACCCCTGAGAAAAAGGGATCGGTTACGGTCTATTGCCCTCACGAAGCAGGACCGCTAAATGCCGGTGTCCAGGCTTTTGAGGAAGCTACCGGAATTACCGTAGATGTCGTAGCTGCAGGATCGGGAGAATTGCTCAAAAGAATCGAGGCAGAATCGAACAACCCCCTGTGCGACGTTTTCTGGGGAGGCGGCGCAGAGTCTGCAGCAGCCTATTCGGAATATTTTGACTCATTTGTCTCTGAGTATGATTCATTCATCCCTGAGACGGCAAAAGCCCAGAATGATAAATGGATCGGGGAATCCCCTGTTCCTGTGGTAATTATGTATAACAAATCCTTGGTTAGCGAACAGGATGCCCCCAAGGGTTGGGAAGACTTGCTTGACCCCAAATGGAAAGGAAAGATTGCCTTTGCAGACCCGGCCAAGTCAGGTTCCGCTTATACCTTGCTCTGCACAATGATTACAGCTTTCGGAAGGGATAATGGAAAAGGCTGGGATTTTGTAAAGAAACTGGTAGCGAACCTTGACGGCAAAATCCAGGGAAGCTCATCCAATTCCTACAAGCTTGTTGCCGACGGTGAATATTATATTGGGTTGACCCAGGAGAAATCCGTGCAGACTTATTTGCTTGCAGGTGCCAATGTCGGCATGGTATATGCCAAGGAAGGAACTTCCGCCGTTCCCGATTCAATTGCAATCGTAAAAAACAGCAAGAATCCGGAAAATGCCAGAATTTTCGTCAACTACATGCTGGGAAAAGAAAACCAAGACATGATGAGCAAGAATTTCAACAGAAGGCCAGCCCGAAAAGACTTGGAGCCACCAAAGGGTTTGATTGCAATGGCTGATATCAATCTGGTGGATTATGACTTCCTTTGGGCTTCACAGAACAAAGGTGAAATCATCAACTCATGGAAGGATATTGTAGTAGGCAGATAA
- a CDS encoding CTP synthase, with protein MSKHIFVTGGVVSGLGKGITAASLGRLLKARGLKIAAQKLDPYMNVDPGTMSPYQHGEVFVTDDGSETDLDLGHYERFIDEDLNKYSNMTSGKVYWNVLTKERNGEYLGSTVQIIPHVTNEIKNFIYALGEKTGADVVITEIGGTTGDIESQPFLEAIRQIGHEVGQGNCLFIHVTLIPYLRSSGEHKSKPTQHSVKELMASGIFPDIIVTRSDEPIEQGIKDKIALFCNVKEDCVIENKTVPVLYQAPIMLKEENLDDIVCRELNLKTKQPDLKEWKAMLSRIEKADKCVKIALVGKYIQLHDAYLSVMEALKHAGWENESQVAIKWVDSESVTPDTVSMLLADVQGILVPGGFGDRGIEGKIEAARFARENNIPYLGICLGMQIAVIEFARNILHMEDANSREFNKKSKHTVIDLMPDQKGNIPKGGTMRLGSYPCAIADGTLMQKAYKQEAIDERHRHRYEFNNEYRTEMTEAGLIISGTSPDGNLVEAVELKDHPFYLGVQYHPEFKSRPNRAHPVFREFITASLKTVL; from the coding sequence ATGTCCAAACACATATTTGTAACTGGTGGAGTAGTATCAGGGCTAGGAAAAGGTATTACGGCAGCATCGCTCGGGCGATTGCTCAAGGCACGTGGGTTGAAAATTGCAGCACAGAAGCTTGATCCATACATGAATGTAGACCCCGGAACGATGAGTCCCTACCAACATGGGGAGGTATTCGTAACCGATGATGGTTCGGAAACCGACCTAGACCTCGGGCATTATGAACGGTTTATTGACGAGGACCTGAACAAATATTCCAACATGACCAGCGGAAAAGTCTATTGGAATGTCCTTACCAAAGAAAGAAATGGGGAATACCTGGGATCTACCGTCCAGATTATCCCCCATGTTACCAATGAAATCAAAAACTTCATCTATGCACTGGGGGAAAAGACCGGGGCCGATGTAGTCATTACCGAAATCGGGGGAACTACCGGTGATATCGAAAGCCAGCCTTTTTTGGAGGCCATCAGGCAAATCGGGCATGAAGTCGGTCAAGGCAATTGCCTGTTCATCCATGTAACTTTGATCCCTTACCTCCGCAGCAGCGGGGAACACAAGAGCAAGCCTACCCAGCACTCGGTAAAGGAACTGATGGCCTCGGGCATTTTCCCCGATATCATCGTCACGCGCAGCGATGAACCGATCGAACAGGGAATCAAAGACAAGATTGCCCTTTTCTGCAACGTCAAGGAAGATTGCGTAATCGAGAACAAGACCGTTCCCGTCCTCTACCAGGCACCCATTATGCTCAAAGAAGAAAATCTTGACGATATCGTCTGCAGGGAATTGAACCTCAAGACAAAACAACCTGATCTGAAAGAATGGAAAGCAATGCTCAGCCGCATCGAGAAAGCCGACAAATGTGTAAAGATTGCGTTGGTTGGTAAATATATCCAATTGCATGATGCCTATCTCTCTGTCATGGAAGCCCTCAAACATGCCGGCTGGGAGAACGAGAGCCAAGTCGCCATCAAATGGGTCGACTCGGAAAGCGTGACCCCTGACACGGTCTCAATGTTGCTTGCAGATGTACAGGGTATCCTTGTTCCCGGTGGTTTTGGAGACCGCGGTATCGAAGGCAAGATCGAGGCAGCAAGGTTTGCCAGGGAAAACAATATCCCCTATCTTGGGATTTGCCTGGGAATGCAGATTGCAGTAATCGAGTTTGCCCGGAATATTTTGCATATGGAAGATGCGAACTCCCGTGAATTCAACAAAAAGTCAAAACACACGGTCATTGATTTGATGCCCGACCAGAAGGGAAACATTCCCAAGGGCGGCACCATGCGCCTGGGTTCCTATCCCTGTGCAATAGCTGACGGAACCCTTATGCAGAAAGCTTACAAACAAGAAGCCATAGACGAACGGCATAGACACCGATACGAATTCAACAACGAGTATCGCACCGAAATGACCGAAGCAGGTCTGATAATTTCCGGTACCAGTCCTGACGGCAACCTGGTAGAGGCTGTTGAGTTGAAGGATCATCCTTTCTATCTCGGCGTGCAATACCACCCCGAGTTCAAGAGCCGCCCGAACAGGGCCCATCCGGTATTCAGGGAATTCATCACTGCCTCCTTGAAGACGGTACTGTAG
- a CDS encoding glutamine synthetase family protein, with amino-acid sequence MTNTQDEVMQFIKEQDVRFVRLVFCDIFGHMKNISISEDELPRAFASGISFDASAVKGFLQIDESDLFLFPDPSTLAVLPWRPSQGRVVRFFCSIMRPDGTPFEGDGRSLLQSKVREAALDGFKMGIGPECEFYLFKTDEEGMPTMKPLDNGGYLDVAPLDKGENVRREICLTLQQMGFYTERSHHETGPGQNEVDFKYGSALEAADNFVTFKSVVKTIADRSGLFASFMPKPLVGESGSGLHINLSLSRDGIMDKRFEEAMTAGILRRIREITLFLNPMVNSYERLGAFEAPRYVGWGKANRSLLIRVPESSGEYRRIEVRSPDPSCNPYLAFSLLIVSALEGVKENLKMPLEDSGDAYQKKDGTTLPSTLAEAMELAENSSFVRSVIPERLLTYFLEAKKADWKAYEESSDKTQESRKPFFLTT; translated from the coding sequence ATGACCAATACACAAGATGAAGTAATGCAGTTTATTAAGGAGCAGGATGTACGTTTTGTCCGCCTTGTTTTCTGTGATATCTTCGGTCATATGAAGAATATCTCCATCTCGGAGGATGAACTGCCAAGGGCCTTCGCTTCAGGTATTTCTTTTGATGCATCAGCGGTTAAAGGCTTCCTCCAGATTGATGAAAGTGACCTATTCCTGTTCCCCGACCCCTCAACCCTGGCAGTTCTTCCCTGGCGCCCTTCACAGGGAAGGGTTGTAAGGTTTTTCTGTTCTATCATGCGTCCTGACGGTACACCGTTTGAAGGTGACGGCCGGTCCCTTTTACAGTCAAAAGTCAGGGAAGCTGCCCTTGATGGTTTCAAAATGGGAATAGGCCCCGAATGTGAATTCTACCTTTTTAAAACCGATGAAGAAGGCATGCCTACCATGAAACCTCTTGACAATGGCGGTTATCTTGATGTAGCACCATTAGATAAAGGAGAGAACGTCCGGCGGGAAATTTGCCTGACCCTCCAGCAAATGGGTTTTTATACCGAGCGATCACATCATGAGACAGGACCTGGACAGAATGAGGTCGACTTTAAATATGGGTCGGCCTTGGAAGCCGCAGATAACTTTGTGACGTTCAAGTCGGTCGTAAAGACTATTGCTGACAGAAGCGGACTCTTTGCTTCTTTTATGCCAAAACCGTTGGTTGGAGAAAGCGGAAGCGGGCTCCATATAAATCTCTCCCTTTCACGGGATGGGATAATGGACAAGCGTTTCGAGGAAGCTATGACCGCAGGAATACTCAGAAGGATCAGGGAAATCACCTTGTTCCTCAATCCGATGGTCAATTCCTATGAACGCCTGGGTGCATTTGAAGCCCCGCGGTACGTAGGCTGGGGAAAGGCTAACAGGTCGTTACTTATTCGTGTTCCTGAGTCAAGCGGGGAATATAGGAGAATCGAGGTGAGGTCCCCAGATCCTTCCTGCAATCCATACCTGGCGTTTTCATTGCTGATCGTCTCGGCATTGGAAGGGGTAAAGGAAAATTTGAAAATGCCTTTGGAAGATAGCGGGGATGCTTATCAGAAAAAGGATGGCACCACCCTTCCTTCAACCCTTGCAGAGGCTATGGAGCTTGCCGAGAACAGCAGTTTTGTGCGCTCGGTCATCCCTGAACGGTTATTAACTTATTTCCTTGAGGCTAAGAAAGCCGATTGGAAAGCCTATGAAGAAAGCAGCGACAAAACACAAGAGAGCCGCAAGCCTTTCTTTTTGACAACCTAA
- a CDS encoding ANTAR domain-containing response regulator produces the protein MLRVLVASSTMKGCESLSALIREYEGYVDIATSASCSETRRMVFDNEFDLVVINAPLIDESGEDLASMITEQTLAGVIMVVRSQYLETTETIMGASGVLVVAKPVIKQLFFQTLGLARSMRRRLTVLQNENNKLQKKIEEIKLIDRAKWTLIQNLGMDEQQAHRYIEKQAMDLRKSRYEVASAILKTYQ, from the coding sequence ATGCTTCGTGTCCTTGTAGCTTCATCAACAATGAAAGGGTGTGAATCCCTTTCAGCCCTCATCAGAGAGTATGAGGGATATGTTGACATCGCTACCAGTGCAAGTTGCAGTGAAACCAGGAGAATGGTCTTCGATAATGAATTCGACCTGGTAGTAATAAATGCCCCCTTGATCGATGAATCAGGGGAGGATTTGGCTTCCATGATTACCGAACAGACCTTAGCCGGTGTAATCATGGTGGTCAGAAGCCAATATCTGGAGACCACTGAAACCATCATGGGAGCAAGTGGAGTCCTGGTTGTGGCAAAGCCGGTAATCAAGCAATTGTTTTTCCAGACGTTAGGTCTCGCACGTTCGATGCGCAGGCGTCTTACCGTGCTTCAAAACGAAAACAACAAATTACAAAAGAAAATTGAAGAAATAAAACTCATAGATCGGGCAAAATGGACGTTGATACAGAATCTTGGTATGGATGAACAGCAAGCACATCGTTATATTGAGAAACAGGCGATGGATTTGAGAAAAAGCCGATATGAGGTTGCTTCAGCAATCCTGAAAACATATCAATAA
- a CDS encoding extracellular solute-binding protein encodes MARKRSMLVLALFMVAFSLVASGKSENTGFPYDKRKVITVYTPHEQQPMTAAVKEFQETSGITVHILSAGTGSLLERIQNEQRNGNNQCDVFWGGGAESIEANSDLFEPYISRFDSLVPENSKDPKHRWIGESPSPVIIAYNTKLLSPQEIPLGWKDLLDPKWKGKIAFADPEHSGSAYTLLNTMLNAMGGEEGGGWEYLEQLVANLDGNLLANSSEAYLLVETGEYYIGLSQEKSIQTAINGGANLAIAYPVEGTSAVPDAIAVVKGCSNPDGAYDFIDFILGEANQNMMSNLFNRRPIRADLQPPPGLPPIQAIPLIDYDLYQASIYKAKILERWRSIL; translated from the coding sequence ATGGCCAGAAAAAGAAGCATGCTTGTTCTTGCATTATTCATGGTTGCTTTTTCCTTGGTTGCCTCCGGGAAGTCAGAAAACACTGGATTCCCCTATGATAAACGCAAGGTAATCACGGTCTACACCCCCCATGAGCAACAGCCAATGACAGCCGCGGTGAAAGAATTTCAGGAAACCAGTGGAATTACAGTGCATATACTCTCTGCAGGGACAGGGTCCCTTCTGGAAAGGATACAGAACGAACAAAGAAACGGAAACAACCAATGTGATGTCTTTTGGGGCGGCGGTGCAGAATCGATAGAGGCCAATTCCGATTTATTCGAACCCTACATTTCACGGTTTGACTCTTTAGTCCCTGAAAACAGCAAAGACCCAAAGCACCGATGGATAGGGGAATCCCCCTCCCCTGTAATCATTGCCTATAATACAAAATTACTTTCCCCCCAGGAAATACCTCTCGGCTGGAAAGACCTGCTTGACCCCAAATGGAAAGGTAAAATCGCTTTTGCAGACCCAGAGCATTCAGGGTCAGCCTATACCTTGCTCAATACCATGCTTAACGCCATGGGAGGAGAGGAAGGCGGCGGCTGGGAATATCTGGAACAACTTGTAGCCAATCTTGATGGGAACCTTCTTGCCAATTCATCGGAGGCCTACCTATTAGTGGAAACCGGGGAATATTATATTGGGCTCTCTCAGGAAAAGTCGATACAGACAGCTATAAACGGTGGAGCAAACCTAGCAATTGCCTATCCGGTCGAGGGAACTTCTGCGGTTCCTGATGCCATAGCAGTGGTGAAGGGTTGCAGCAATCCCGATGGCGCTTATGATTTTATCGACTTTATACTCGGCGAGGCAAACCAGAATATGATGAGCAACCTGTTCAACAGGAGACCCATCAGAGCGGACCTGCAACCTCCTCCGGGATTACCCCCGATACAAGCCATCCCCTTGATAGACTATGATCTCTATCAGGCGTCCATATACAAGGCAAAAATTCTGGAACGCTGGCGCAGTATCCTCTGA
- a CDS encoding DUF4954 family protein, whose product MENTVNLLDSKKFGYGFIAGTFLPKGEDEYYLRNRQVSASSSLWRQLKEEEILVLKQNLNSCQNWSDLLVTDPFDPSLIKNSEFFGLVRLGKMEKKVVSFHDFSVPVGISNSRIISCDIGDGCAVFDCSYLSHYIIECNVILYRIGEMLATNHAKFGNGIVKEGEDPSVRVTIDIMNEAGGRTVYPFSDMRCSDAWIWGTYRDDSALMERFQAMTDAEYDKKRGWYGFVGQQSVIKSCDTIKDVWIGEGSYIKGANKLKNLTLRSTLAEPVQLGEGVELVNGIIGAGSRVFYGCKAIRFIMGDNCNLKYGARLIHSILGDNSTVSCCEMLSNLVFPGHEQHHNNSFLIASLIKGQSNMAAGANIGSNHNSRGADGELVAGRGFWPALSSTLKYDCKFASYVLIAKGNYPYELNIPLPFSLLSANNKEDRRVIMPAYWWMYNLYALERNSYKYRKRDKRKVIRQHIETDYLAPDTSMEILEARRLIQIWTAESWNRQVGDALLYTPAQLAEQGRLLLQTQGNMVSSIRVTADSLENGSEPMEILKPVEAYRSYTDMLLFYGTIAVSNWCHQTHCTVSDFQMEAGELLEPWLNLGGQLVPERKVEALKTQVREGAITSWDAVHQAYETWFCDYARDKALNGLGVLKQVLGLTLLDAETWPLLVEKVVKTRSYIEEQVFKTKEKDFNNKFRESTYRNHAERDAVLGCLDDNPFVMESKQISQQIIEEVRSVVF is encoded by the coding sequence ATGGAAAACACCGTAAATCTTCTCGACAGCAAGAAATTTGGCTATGGTTTCATAGCAGGGACCTTTCTTCCCAAAGGGGAAGATGAATATTATCTGAGAAACCGACAGGTATCTGCATCCTCCTCTCTCTGGCGTCAATTGAAAGAAGAGGAAATCCTTGTTTTGAAACAGAACCTCAACAGCTGCCAGAACTGGTCAGATTTACTTGTTACAGATCCTTTCGACCCAAGTCTGATAAAGAATTCCGAGTTTTTTGGATTGGTCAGGTTGGGGAAAATGGAAAAGAAGGTTGTGAGTTTCCATGACTTTTCCGTCCCGGTAGGAATCAGCAACAGCCGTATCATTTCCTGTGATATAGGTGATGGATGTGCAGTTTTCGACTGCTCTTACTTGAGCCACTATATCATCGAATGCAATGTCATTCTCTATAGGATCGGTGAGATGCTTGCTACCAACCATGCAAAATTCGGAAACGGAATCGTGAAAGAGGGGGAGGATCCCTCTGTACGGGTTACCATCGACATCATGAACGAGGCGGGAGGCCGTACTGTCTATCCCTTTTCCGACATGCGCTGCAGCGATGCCTGGATTTGGGGAACCTATCGAGACGATAGTGCTTTGATGGAGCGTTTCCAGGCCATGACCGATGCAGAATATGACAAGAAAAGGGGCTGGTATGGTTTTGTTGGCCAGCAATCAGTGATCAAATCGTGCGATACGATCAAGGATGTCTGGATTGGCGAAGGTTCCTATATCAAGGGAGCCAATAAACTCAAGAACCTGACCCTTCGGTCAACACTTGCAGAGCCTGTTCAGCTTGGGGAAGGCGTTGAACTGGTAAACGGCATTATCGGTGCCGGGAGCAGGGTTTTCTATGGATGCAAAGCAATTCGTTTCATTATGGGTGACAACTGCAATCTTAAATACGGAGCCCGTCTGATCCATTCCATCCTGGGTGACAATTCGACAGTAAGTTGCTGCGAGATGCTCAGTAACCTGGTTTTCCCAGGGCATGAGCAGCACCATAACAACTCATTCCTCATTGCAAGCCTTATCAAGGGCCAGTCCAATATGGCCGCAGGGGCTAATATTGGTTCAAACCATAATAGCAGGGGTGCCGATGGAGAGCTGGTGGCAGGGCGCGGGTTCTGGCCAGCCCTTTCGAGTACACTCAAATACGACTGCAAATTTGCCAGTTATGTCTTGATAGCCAAGGGGAATTATCCCTATGAATTGAATATACCCCTTCCGTTCAGCCTGTTGAGTGCGAATAACAAAGAGGATCGTCGTGTCATCATGCCAGCCTATTGGTGGATGTATAATCTGTATGCCTTGGAAAGAAACAGTTATAAATACCGCAAGAGGGACAAACGGAAAGTTATCCGACAGCACATTGAGACCGATTACCTTGCCCCCGATACTAGCATGGAGATTTTGGAGGCACGTAGGCTGATTCAGATTTGGACAGCCGAAAGCTGGAACCGTCAAGTAGGGGATGCCCTGTTGTATACTCCAGCCCAACTGGCCGAACAAGGCAGGCTGTTGTTGCAGACCCAGGGGAACATGGTTTCCAGCATAAGGGTTACTGCCGATTCTTTGGAAAATGGCAGTGAGCCGATGGAAATCCTTAAACCCGTTGAAGCCTACCGCTCCTATACCGACATGTTGCTTTTTTATGGAACAATAGCTGTCAGCAACTGGTGCCATCAGACTCATTGCACAGTTTCAGATTTCCAGATGGAAGCGGGAGAGCTTCTCGAGCCTTGGCTGAACCTCGGTGGCCAGCTCGTTCCCGAAAGAAAGGTAGAGGCGCTGAAAACCCAGGTCAGGGAAGGGGCGATAACTTCTTGGGATGCTGTTCACCAGGCCTATGAAACTTGGTTCTGTGACTATGCAAGGGATAAGGCTCTCAATGGTCTTGGTGTTTTAAAGCAGGTCCTGGGTCTCACTCTCCTTGATGCAGAGACTTGGCCCCTGTTGGTGGAAAAAGTGGTGAAGACAAGGTCCTATATCGAGGAACAAGTGTTCAAAACCAAGGAAAAGGATTTTAACAACAAATTCCGGGAAAGTACCTACCGAAATCATGCAGAGAGGGATGCTGTTCTGGGGTGTCTAGATGACAACCCCTTTGTAATGGAGTCGAAGCAGATCAGCCAGCAAATTATCGAAGAAGTTCGTTCGGTTGTTTTTTAA
- a CDS encoding PadR family transcriptional regulator, whose translation MEEEQLMNNLLTELNRGTLSLCVLSQLKTPQYGYSLLQILKGKQIDIEANTLYPLLRRLETQGLLDSSWDTNESRPRKFYQLNEKGKNLYALLLSEWKENTMHISQLIRGNSNE comes from the coding sequence ATGGAAGAAGAACAGTTGATGAACAACCTGCTAACAGAATTGAACAGGGGAACCTTGTCACTTTGCGTACTCAGCCAGCTGAAAACGCCCCAATACGGATACTCGCTATTGCAAATCCTGAAGGGAAAACAGATCGACATCGAAGCAAATACACTCTATCCGTTACTCAGACGTCTGGAAACACAGGGATTGCTTGACAGCAGCTGGGACACAAATGAGAGCAGGCCAAGGAAATTCTACCAGCTCAATGAAAAAGGAAAGAACCTTTACGCACTGCTACTCTCTGAGTGGAAAGAAAATACCATGCATATCTCACAACTTATCAGGGGGAATTCCAATGAATAA
- a CDS encoding ABC transporter ATP-binding protein, which produces MGQSHTVLINKAIKKYGDFTALNGVEFSIKTGEFFTLLGPSGCGKTTLLRMIAGFNTIDGGEILFDDTVINSIEAYKRDIGMVFQNYAIFPHMSVSENVAYGLKARKIPASEIPKLVENALDLVQIKNLANRKPSELSGGQQQRVALARAVVIEPGLLLMDEPLSNLDAKLRVQMRTVIRKLQRRLAITTIYVTHDQEEALAISDRIAVMKDGKIMQIDTPEEIYTHPANPFVAGFIGTSNFLACKITENQALVEGSFSCPIALNKDFSGNAIISVRPEHLFFAGTGLQGTITMSTFLGDFINYEIELDSGNRIELNEYANEMNTVREITSRVSVQFISKKACVYNAQTEELLS; this is translated from the coding sequence ATGGGCCAGAGTCATACTGTATTGATTAATAAAGCTATAAAGAAATATGGGGATTTCACTGCACTGAATGGTGTGGAGTTTTCCATCAAAACCGGCGAGTTTTTCACTCTGCTTGGACCCTCCGGCTGCGGCAAGACAACGCTGTTGAGGATGATTGCAGGATTCAACACTATCGACGGGGGAGAAATCCTATTCGATGACACTGTAATAAACTCAATCGAAGCCTATAAGCGCGACATCGGCATGGTTTTTCAGAACTATGCAATATTTCCTCATATGAGTGTTAGCGAAAACGTGGCCTATGGCCTCAAGGCAAGGAAAATCCCTGCCTCGGAAATTCCAAAACTCGTGGAAAATGCACTGGACCTTGTCCAGATAAAAAATCTGGCAAACAGAAAACCCTCGGAACTTTCCGGAGGCCAGCAGCAGCGCGTTGCCTTGGCAAGAGCCGTTGTAATCGAACCCGGATTGCTTTTGATGGATGAACCTTTGTCCAATCTCGATGCAAAACTCCGGGTCCAGATGAGAACAGTAATACGCAAATTGCAACGGAGACTGGCTATCACCACAATCTACGTGACCCATGACCAGGAGGAAGCCCTTGCCATCAGTGACAGGATTGCTGTCATGAAAGATGGAAAAATCATGCAGATTGACACTCCCGAAGAAATCTATACCCACCCTGCCAATCCTTTTGTTGCAGGCTTTATCGGCACTTCAAACTTTCTTGCCTGCAAGATTACAGAAAACCAGGCATTGGTTGAAGGTTCTTTCTCCTGTCCGATAGCCCTCAACAAAGATTTTAGTGGCAATGCTATTATTTCCGTTCGTCCCGAGCATCTTTTCTTTGCTGGGACAGGTCTGCAGGGAACTATCACCATGTCTACCTTCCTTGGCGATTTCATAAACTATGAGATTGAACTTGATTCAGGAAACAGGATCGAACTGAATGAATACGCCAACGAAATGAATACAGTCAGGGAAATTACTAGCAGGGTTTCAGTCCAGTTCATTTCGAAAAAAGCCTGTGTCTATAATGCACAGACAGAGGAGTTGCTGTCATGA